Genomic window (Bacteroidales bacterium):
AATATGCGTTATTCAATTTAATACAAACTAACAAAGACTCTTAAAATTCTAAGAGTCCTTAATTTTTTCGCAGACCTCAGCGAATTAATTACAAACAGCTCAATTGCCTCAGTCTTTTTATCTTATTGTTTTGATTTTAGACTTTTTAGTCTATTTATTATTCTGCTGCAAAAATAATATAAAATTGCCAAAATATCCAATTTCTAAATAAGATTATAAATTCTTAGTTGAAATTCGGGAAAATGTTATGAATCAGCTTGTGTTTTAAACTGTAGTACGATTAAAAATTGTATTTAATTATTTAATGTATAGACTCTCTAATTGTTTATTATTCAATTATTATATCGTACTTATTTAATAAACCAATAACTTCTATTCTGGAAAATTTGGCTTTTTTAATTCGATTAATTTCGGGATTAAAAGAATAGTTAAAAGAGGTTCGGAAATCGACTTTTTCTAAATTGGTGTTTTCAAAACTTGCCATAGATAAATCGCAATTATCAAATGTTGAGCCGTTTAAATTAGCCTCTACAAAATCCACTTCTTGTAAACTACAGTTTTTAAACAAGGTATTTTTTAGCTTACACTGATAAAAGGACGACAAATTCAGTTGACAGTCTTGAAAATGGACAGCAAACAAGAATGGATTGCAATTTTCAAAATGTAAACCTATAAGCTTGCAATCTTTAAAACGCACATCTTTAAATGCGGTATTCTGAATTTTTACATTACTAAAATTACAATTCTCAAAGCTGCATTCTGCAAAGCTCACCTCTGATAAGTTGGCATTGGAAAAAATACAATTGCTAAAACTGCAATTCTCATATTCAGCCCTTTTTAGGTCTTGACTAGAATAATCAATATCCCGAAATATTTTGTCCTCGTAAAATGTTTTATTCATAAGTAGTAGTTTATTTGTCTTGAGAATTGGATTTCAAAAGTATGAAAAGCAATTTAAAATCATTA
Coding sequences:
- a CDS encoding pentapeptide repeat-containing protein, yielding MNKTFYEDKIFRDIDYSSQDLKRAEYENCSFSNCIFSNANLSEVSFAECSFENCNFSNVKIQNTAFKDVRFKDCKLIGLHFENCNPFLFAVHFQDCQLNLSSFYQCKLKNTLFKNCSLQEVDFVEANLNGSTFDNCDLSMASFENTNLEKVDFRTSFNYSFNPEINRIKKAKFSRIEVIGLLNKYDIIIE